A region of the Arenibacter antarcticus genome:
TATAGAGGGAGGCGCAAAAACCTTACAAAGCTTTATAGAAGAAGATCTATGGGACGAGGCCAGAATTTTCACAGGGCAAACACAGTTTGGTGCCGGATTAAAATCTCCGTTGATAGTAGGAAATGTAATAGAAAACAAACCATTATTGACCGATACTTTAACACTGATCAGACATGATTAAAAATATTATTTTCGATTTCGGGGACATATTTATTAACTTGGATAAGCAAGTAGTTTTTAAAGCGTTCATAAATCAAGGGATTTTAGAATTTCCTCCTAGCTACCTAGCCTTGAATGATGATTTTGAAGTTGGAAAAATTAGTCCCGATGAATTTATTTCAAAACTACAATCAGATTTCAATCATCTTTCCTCCACCGAAATTTCCACTATTTGGAATTCCATGCTGTTGGACTTCCCTGAATACAGATTAAAGTTTATTGAGGACTTGGCAAGTCAGAAAAAATACCGATTATTCCTTTTAAGCAACACCAATGCCTTGCATATTCCACATGTGGAACAGATTATAGGAATGGATCGTTACGTGCGATTTAAAAATTGTTTTGAGCAGTTTTACCTTTCCCATGAAATAAGACTTAGAAAACCGAATAAGGAAATATACCAATTTGTATTGGATAATAATCATCTAATCCCCGAAGAGACTCTGTTTATTGATGATACTTTGGAAAATACGGAAGCTGCGTCAAAATTGGGTATAAAAACCTGGAATCTATTAGTCGGTAAAGAAGACATCATTGACCTAAAGAATAAGTTGTAATGCTAGACCTTGGGCTGAGCGTTCTATTTTCGAGCATCATATTTGTAGTCTTTAAGTTGTTTGTCAAAACTGGCGTAGAAACCCCATATGCCATTGTTGTTAATTACCTAGTAGCCTCTATGGTTGGTTTTTTCTTTTACACAAAGGAAATAAACCTATCTGAAATCCCAGAAAAACCTTGGTTTTGGGGCACTATGTTACTAGGGGTATTATTTATCCTTGTGTTTAATCTTATGGCAGCAGCTTCACAGCGAAGTGGAATCTCGGTTGCATCTGTTGCCACCAAAATGTCTTTGGTTATCCCAGTGGTATTTGGAGTGGTGGTCTATAACGAAAAACTGGGACCATTAAAAATAATCGGAATCGTTTTAGCCTTGGCGGCCGTATATTTTTCCTCTGTAAAAGAAAAGGACATCCCTTTAACCAAAAATATTTTTATCTTGCCAGCACTGGTGTTTTTAGGTTCTGGAATAATAGACACGAGTATTAAATTTTTGGAAGAGACCCGAGTGCCCATAGAGGAATTTCCTTTATTTTCGGCCACTGTTTTTGCATCTGCGGCAATGGCCGGACTTATTTTTGTAGCGGTCAGATCCTTTAAACACAAATTAAAGTTTAAAGTAAAGAATGTTCTAGGGGGTATTGCTCTGGGGGTCCCAAATTATTTTTCCATTTATTTTTTGTTGGCTGCCCTCCAACACAAAGCGCTGAACAGCGCTTCCGTTTTCACCATTAACAATGTGGCTATTGTTATGTCTACAACCCTATTGGGGATTGTATTGTTCAAAGAACAAGTCAGTATAAAAAACTGGGCGGGCATCAGTCTTGCTGTGATCAGCATCATTTTAGTCGCCTATTTTTAAGTGTAATTATGAATCTTGATACCTATAAAACTATTAGCGAACCAAGCACGGAAATTTTGTTCAAGGAAAGGAAAAGCAAATTTTTCGGTTATGCTTTTCCGATTTTGAGTGAAGAGGAGGTAAAACCGATTCTTGAGGAACTCAGAAGACAGCATCCAACGGCCAACCATCTTTGTTATGCATGGCAATTAGGAGTGGAGGATGTTAAATATCGCGCTAATGATGACGGGGAACCCAACAATTCTGCTGGAATGCCCATATATGGCCAAATACAATCCTTTAGCATCACCAATGTGTTAATTGTTGTCGCTAGGGTGTTTGGAGGCACAAAACTTGGCGTAGGCGGCTTAATAGCCGCTTACCGGACTGCGGCACAAATGGCCTTAGAGAGCGCCCATATCATGGAAAGGACTTTACAGCAGCAGTTTTTACTCTCCTTTGATTATCCTGATATGGATAAAGTGATGAGAACGATAAAACAAAATCAATTGGAAATTATTTCCCAAGAAATGGAAATGGACTGTAAGATTGTTATATCGGTAAGAAAAAATGATGCTGACCGTACGGAAAATACGTTTTCCTCCATGCATCCGGTAAAAGTAAAACGACTAGATATTTAGTTTATCCAAAATATAATCTGGGCATTTCATAGGTTTATTGGCCTTTGTATCCATAAATGCCAGAACCGTGTTCGCGGTTATCAACAATTCATTCGCTTCATTGTGTATTTCATAGTCGAATTCTATCCGCACCAATGGCTTCTTATGGATTCGTGTCGTA
Encoded here:
- a CDS encoding HAD family phosphatase, encoding MIKNIIFDFGDIFINLDKQVVFKAFINQGILEFPPSYLALNDDFEVGKISPDEFISKLQSDFNHLSSTEISTIWNSMLLDFPEYRLKFIEDLASQKKYRLFLLSNTNALHIPHVEQIIGMDRYVRFKNCFEQFYLSHEIRLRKPNKEIYQFVLDNNHLIPEETLFIDDTLENTEAASKLGIKTWNLLVGKEDIIDLKNKL
- a CDS encoding DMT family transporter is translated as MLDLGLSVLFSSIIFVVFKLFVKTGVETPYAIVVNYLVASMVGFFFYTKEINLSEIPEKPWFWGTMLLGVLFILVFNLMAAASQRSGISVASVATKMSLVIPVVFGVVVYNEKLGPLKIIGIVLALAAVYFSSVKEKDIPLTKNIFILPALVFLGSGIIDTSIKFLEETRVPIEEFPLFSATVFASAAMAGLIFVAVRSFKHKLKFKVKNVLGGIALGVPNYFSIYFLLAALQHKALNSASVFTINNVAIVMSTTLLGIVLFKEQVSIKNWAGISLAVISIILVAYF
- a CDS encoding YigZ family protein — encoded protein: MNLDTYKTISEPSTEILFKERKSKFFGYAFPILSEEEVKPILEELRRQHPTANHLCYAWQLGVEDVKYRANDDGEPNNSAGMPIYGQIQSFSITNVLIVVARVFGGTKLGVGGLIAAYRTAAQMALESAHIMERTLQQQFLLSFDYPDMDKVMRTIKQNQLEIISQEMEMDCKIVISVRKNDADRTENTFSSMHPVKVKRLDI